The Polaribacter sp. KT25b genome contains the following window.
AATTAAAAATAAAATTGCCGCTAAACTTCTGGTTTTTAAATCGAATCTTCCTTCTAAAAACTCGTAAGCTGTATAAACTTTTAATTTATGATAAATCGGTATAAAAACCACACAGATAATAATCATAGCAATTGGCAATCCAAAGTAAAATTGCACAAAACCCATTCCGCTATGAAATGCTTGTCCTGGAGTTGATAAAAACGTAATTGCGCTAGCTTGTGTTGCCATCACAGACAAACCAATTGTCCACCATTTACTATCACTTCCACCTTTTATATAATCGGTTACGTTGCTATTTTTTCTGGTAACATACGTACCGTAAACAACTATAAATAATAAAGTTACCGAAAGAATCACCCAGTCTACATAATGTAATTTACTTGCAATTTCCATCAATTAAACCGTAAAATAATTAGTGATAAAAAAGAAAATAATTATATATACAATATTTGCAATCAACACAAAACTGTACTCTTTTTTCCAAATATATTTTTGTTCTTTCATTTTATGTGATTTTTTTTTGAAGCTATTTCCTGCTTTCCACTATATCTTTTTGCAAAAAAAGCAAAAAGGATGTCGTTTCAATCAGGGCTAAATATATCTACTTTAGGTTGTCATTATTTTTTAACTTCTGCTTTTATTTCAATCTCTCTTTTTTTAACAGACAACATATTTGCAAAAAGTTTATAAGCACCAGAAACACCAGCAGGCAATTCTCTAAAGAAACTTAAACCAGTATAAATATAGTTTCCTTTACCATATTTTGCAATTAACAAACTTCCATATTTAGGCGTTTCTCCTTTGTCGTTCATATAAAAAATTGGCGTGTATTCTTGACTCCAAGAATTAGGAAAATACAAACCTCTTTCTTGAACCCAACCTTTAAAATCTTCGCTAGTAATTTTATTTGGATAGTTTAAAACTTCTTGTGTATCATCAAACGTTCCAACTTCTGCTAATTCATCTGTAACTCTATCTCTAGACAATTTTAAAGGATAAGGTGCTTTTATATCTACACCTCTATTAGTGTTATATTGCACAATCATGTTTCCTCCTTTTTTAACATAATCTAACAAGAATTTTTGTTTAAATTTTAATTCATCAACCACATTATAAGCTCTAATTCCTAAAACAATTGCATCAAATTTTAATAAATTATTTTCATTTATTTCTAATGGATTTATCTCGTCAACAGTATAACCAATTTGTCTTAAACTTTCTGGAACTGCATCTCCAGCACCATTTATATATCCAATATAATTACCTGCCTTTTCTATATTTAAACGAACAATTTTTGCTTCAGAATTTAATAAAACAGTTTGTTTAGGAATGTGAGTGTAATTAATTTCGACCAATTCTTTATCATAGGTTTTACCTTCGGATGTTGCAATCACCTTCAACTTACCTTCAGATTTATTGTTTGGAGGACTTACTACAAAAGAAACCGTTTTTATATCATTTTTTTGTGCAATGCCAAAATTAATTTCTTTTGGTGAAACACTCCAATTTTCAGGAACCTCTAAACTCACCTTTCCGTTTATATAGCTAGCACCTGCTCTAACTTCTACACTAATTTTTTTAGGAATACTATCAGAAAAAATAAGTACTTTGTTTTTTATTCTTGTTGTAATTTTTGGTAAAATTTCAAAAGGCTCATAAATTTCTCCTTTATCTCTTTCTGCATATCTTACAATTACATCTTTGGTAATTGTAATTGTCATATAATTTATAATAAGATTAAAATCAACTTTAACAATTCTTGGTGTTTCTGGTTTACCTATTAATTGCTGATTTTCTACAGTATACATACCTAAAGAAGGTTCGTTTTTTAACCAATAAGGATCAGAAAATTCATTTGTTTTTAATAGAATATGTTCTTTAAAATTAAACTTTTTATTTTCTGATAATTCAAAACCTTTATAAATAATATTTTTATCAATCGTTGATGTAATTGACGTTAATTGCATAGGAATATTACTTCTATTTAAGATTTCAAAATCAACTTCAATTGAAGAATTTGGCGTTCCAGACGAACTAATTGCAGAAGCTTCTAAATACAAACCTGCGCAAGCTTCAATAATTTCTTTAATTTGTTTTTCTTTAATTGCGCGCCAATGAGCATCTTCTAATTTCTGAATTAATTTATAAGCCTCCATCAATTTTGGTAAATGTTTAGACGGATTTACAAAATCAAAATCTTTCTCAACATCATATAAAATATCGCCAATTTCTCCTCCATTATCTATACGATTCCAAGTTGTATTAATTCCAGAAAAAATATCGTTTTTATCTTTTAAAGGTTCTCCTTTTAAAAATGCTACATATTCTTTTTGTTCGCCTCTAGAAGTTAATCGTCCAAAACCCTGACTTAAATGTTGGCTACTCGCTATTGACGCTAACTCATTATTAGAAACACCTTTTAAAGGATAATATGCACCAACATCAAAAGAAGTTAACTTTCCTTTTGTAGCCGCATCAAACTCTTCTTGAGTTTTATAAAACCACGAAGAAGTGTTAAAAAACAATCTTTTTGGTGCCCAAACATTCGTGTATTTTAATTGACTTACAAACTGAGTTGTATCTTTTGCCAAATCAAAAGCTTCTACACTTAATATTGCAGAAGTTGTATGATGACCATGCGTTGTACCTGGTGTTTTGTCATTAAATCTATTAATAATTACATCTGGTTTAAACGTTCTAATTGCCCAAACAACATCACTTAAAACTTTGTCTTTGTCCCAAATTTCTAAAGTTTCATCTGGATGTTTAGAATATCCAAAATCATTTGCTCTTGTAAAAAACTGTTCGCCACCGTCAATATTTCTAGCTGCCAATAATTCTTGAGTTCTAATAACTCCTAACAATTCTCTAATTTCTGAACCAATTAAATTCTGACCACCGTCTCCTCTAGTAATTGATAAATAACCAGTTCTAGCTTTAATAGTATTTGCTAAATATGCTATTAAACGTGTATTTTCGTCATCTGGATGTGCTGCTATATACAAAGCTGTTCCTAAAAAGTTAAGTTTTTGTACCTTCTGATAAATTTCGTTAGAAGTTAATTTCTTAGGTTTTTGAGCAAAAACGGTAATTGAAATCAGTAAAAAGGCAAGGCTAAAAAAGAATATTTTTTTCATTTGTTTGATTTGATAATCGAACAAAAATAACTTTTTTATGTCCTAAAACTTCATCTATTAACATAATTATAACGTTTTCATATTCATTAACAAAGTAGAAATAAGCTGTTGATAAATTAATTTTTAAAGTCACTTTTTTAGAATATATTTGTAATTCGAATCAAGAAAAGAAATTAAATGAAATTTATTGTATCAAGTTCGCAATTATTAAAGCAATTACAAGTTTTAGGAGGCGTTATAAATAGCAACAACACTTTACCAATTTTAGATAACTTTTTATTTGAAATTTCTACAAATCAGTTAAAAGTATCTGCATCAGATTTAGAAACAACAATGAGTTCTGTAATTGATGTAGAATCTGACAGCACTGGTTCTATTGCTGTTTCTGCTCGTTTATTATTAGATACTTTAAAAACATTTCCAGATCAACCTTTAACTTTTAAAACAGAAGGCGATAATACTATTGAAATTAGTTCTGATCAAGGTAAATATGACATGGCTTATTTTGGTGGAGACGAGTTTCCAAAAGCCGTAACTTTACCATCGCCAAGTAAAACGATAATTCCTGGTCATATTTTAGGAACTGCAATTTCAAAAACAATTTTTGCTGCAGGAAATGATGATTTACGCCCAGTAATGAGTGGAGTTTTCTTTCAATTTAGTTCACAAAGTTTAACTTTTGTTGCTACAGATGCTCATAAATTAGTAAAATATTCTAGAACTGATGTTACCGCAGAACAAACGGCAGAATTTATTATGCCAAAAAAACCTTTAAACTTATTAAAAGGAATTTTAGGTGGTTCTGAAAGCGAAGTTACCATCGAATATAATGATGCTAATGCTAAATTTACATTTGATAATATCGTTTTAGTTTGTCGTTTAATTGACGGAAAATATCCTAATTACGAAGCGGTAATTCCTAAAGAAAACCCAAATAAATTAACAGTTGATAGAGCTTCTTTCTTAAACTCTGTGAGACGTGTTTCTATTTTTTCTAGTAAAACAACGCATCAAATTCGTTTAAAAATGGCAGGAACAGAATTAAATATTTCTGCTGAAGATATAGATTTTTCTAACAAAGCAGACGAACGTTTAAGCTGCGATTATCAAGGTGATGATATGCAAATTGGATTTAATTCTCGTTTTTTAAGCGAAATGTTAAACAACCTAAATTCTAACGAAGTTTTAATTGAAATGTCTTTACCAAACAGAGCCGGAATTTTAACTCCTATCGACGGAACAGATGAAGGTGAGCAAGTTACAATGCTTGTAATGCCTGTAATGCTGAATAGTTAAACTTTACAGTTTATTCATCAAAATTACAATAACACCTAAAAAACCGCAATGTTCTTAAGCTATCATTAAGAATATTGCGGTTTTTAATATTTTTTAACTTTATCTTAACACATTTTTTTATTTAGCATTTGTTTTTTTTAGTCAACTTTGAATCATTCAAATCAACCAAATAAACACTAACAAAAGCACTCTTTTTAAATGAAAAAAGTAATTCTACTCCTACTCTTATATCCTATTAATTCCTTTTGTCAAACAAGCGAAAAAGATGCTTTAGTTTGGTTTGACTCTATTATTGGCAAAAAAAACTTAGACATCAATATAGGAATTAGATATATTGAAAAATTTAGAACTCTAAAAGACAATTCACAATTTTTAATTGACGACAAATTTTACGCCTCTACAATTAACTATAACGGTCAAACATACTATAATATTCCACTAAAATATGACATTTATAAAGATGATCTTATTTTTAAAATTAAGTCTTATCACGAAAATTATTCTACTATTTTAGATAAAACCAAAATAAAAAGCTTTATAACAGATGGAAAATTATTTATAAATATTGCTGATAACGGTTTTAATGAAAAACTGTTTTCAGAAAATAACTTTGTTATTTACAAAAAGAATTCTAAAAGAGTTATTAAGAGTATTAAAAGCGACTTTTATTATGATGAATTTATTTTAAACAATAGCTACTCTTTACTAGTTGATGATAAATTTGTGCCAGCAAATGAAAAAAGTGATTGGAAAAAGGTGTTTCCTTCTAAAAAATCAGAAATCAATAAATTTTTTAAAAAAAATAGAAAAAAATTAAAAACCTCCCCAGATATTTTTATGAAAGAATTATTAACGGTATTAACATCAAACTCCCTTACATAGATGGTTATGAAGAAATCACTATTACTGATAACACTATTTTTTACTGTTCATTTTGTTTATTCTCAAGAAGAAAAAATATCAATAGAATTCAATAATTTATCACAATTAAAAGCCATAGAACTTTTAGAACAAAACACCAATTATCAATTTTATTTCATTGACAACTGGTTTGTAGATAAAAAAACTATTACAAAAAAATTTACTAATGTTAATATTCAAGACATATTAGATGTAATATTTAAAAACTCTGATTTAAATTATTTTGTATTTGAAAAAAATAAAATAATCTTAACTAAAAATAGCAGAATTCATTCTAGCATATATAAAGACAATAAAGTAAATGAAACGCTAAATGAAAATATTGTAGAAAGAAATGGACCAATTCTTTTAGATGAAAATAACACACAAAACGACAATACTAAAACGATTGTTATTGGACGTGAAAAAGTAGACAAAAACCAAAAATTTTATACTCTTTCTGGTTATGTTAAAAAAATAAATACGAATGAAGCTATAGATGGTTTAATATTACTAGAAAGAGATAAAAATATTTATACCACAACAAATAACAAAGGTTATTTTAGTATAAAACTTCCTTTTGGTATAAATTATATCGAAACTGTTTTATCTGGAATTGAAAATTCTAAATATAAAATTATAATGTATGATAATGGAACTTATAATTTTAAATTAAATGAAACTTTAGAACAATTAGGAGAAATTATTATTCAAGCAGATGTTAAAAACAATATTAAAAGTGTTAGCTCTGGTTTGGTTCAAATAAAAATAGAAAACATAAAAACAGTGCCTCAAGTACTAGGTGAAAGAGATATTTTAAAAGTAGCGACAACACTACCTGGTATAAAAAGTTCTGGAGAAGGTTCTGACGGAGTTAATGTTAGAGGTGGAAAAACAGATCAAAATTTATTTTTGTTAGACAATAGTGTTCTTTACAATCCAACACACTTTTTAGGTTTATTTTCTGCGGTAAACCCGTTTGTTACTAAAAACCTTAATGTTTATAAAGGAAGTATTCCTGCAGAATATGGAGGTAGAATATCTTCTGTATTTGAAATTACAACCAAAAACAGTACTACAAAAAAATTTAGTGGAGAAGCTTCTATTGGACCTGTAACTAGTAATATTGCCTTAGATATACCAATTGTTAAAGATAAATCTGGATTAATAGTTGGCGCTAGAGGCACATATTCTGATTGGATTCTTAATGCTATAGATAACGAATCATTAAATAATAGTAGCGCCTCTTTTGTTGATGCTTTTGCAAAATACAGCCATCAAATAAACGAAAAAAATAGTGTGAATGGTATGGTGTATTACAGTAAAGATAAATACAGTATTTCTTCTGATACCACAAATACTTATGGTAATAAAATTTTAACGATAGATTGGGATCATAAATTTAATGATAAAAACTTTGGTAACCTTTCATTATCTAATAGCGATTATTCTTTTGATATTGATTATGATAGTAATTCTAATAATAATTTTAATTTAAAGTATAATATAAATGAAACTACTTTAAAGTTAAAAATGAATTATTTACATTCTAAGAAACATAATTTTAATTATGGTTTTTCTTCTAAATTATATAATGTTTCTCCTGGAAGTATTAGTCCAAAAGGTAATTCTATAACAGAACCTTTTAGTGTTCAAGAAGACAAAGCTTTAGAAAATGCACTTTACTTTTCTGATGATTTTTCAATTACAAAAAAATTATCTTTAGATGTTGGTCTTCGCTACTCTCTTTTTTCTGCTTTAGGCGAATCTACACAAAGAGTTTACGATGAAAACTCACCTAAAAATGAAGCAACAGTTACAGAAGTTAAAGAATATAAAAATAATGAAATTTATAAAAGTTATAATGGCTTAAGCTTACGATTATCTTCTAGATATTTCTTTAATGATGACCTTTCTGTAAAAGCTAGTTACAGTAATACTTATCAATATATACACAGGCTTTCAAATAACACAACAGCATCGCCAACAGATACCTGGAAATTATCTGACTTAAATATTAAACCACAAGAAGCTAAACAAGCATCTCTTGGAGTTTATAAAAATTTAGATGGAAATAAATATGAGTTAAGTTTAGAAGGCTATTATAAAACATACAACAACATTTTAGATTATAAAGTTGGTTCTACATTTTTACTAAATGAACATATAGAAACAGAAGTTTTACAAGGTAAAGGAAAATCTTATGGAGCAGAACTTTTATTAAGAAAAAACGAAGGAAATCTTAATGGATGGATTAGTTATAGTTATTCTAGATCTTATTTAAAATTTGACAGTGAATTTGCCGAAGAAACTATAAATAATGGAAACTATTTTTCTGCTAATTTTGATAAACCTCATGACTTAAGCATTATTGCTAATTATAAGTTTACAAAACGTTACAGTTTTTCTGCTAATTTCTTATATCAAACAGGTAGACCAGTAACATATCCGATAGGAAAATATGTGTATCAAGGAAACGAATATCCTTTATATAGTGATAGAAACGAATTTAGAATTCCAGATTATTTTAGATTAGATATTGGAATTAATATTGAAGG
Protein-coding sequences here:
- a CDS encoding PIG-L family deacetylase, whose product is MKKIFFFSLAFLLISITVFAQKPKKLTSNEIYQKVQKLNFLGTALYIAAHPDDENTRLIAYLANTIKARTGYLSITRGDGGQNLIGSEIRELLGVIRTQELLAARNIDGGEQFFTRANDFGYSKHPDETLEIWDKDKVLSDVVWAIRTFKPDVIINRFNDKTPGTTHGHHTTSAILSVEAFDLAKDTTQFVSQLKYTNVWAPKRLFFNTSSWFYKTQEEFDAATKGKLTSFDVGAYYPLKGVSNNELASIASSQHLSQGFGRLTSRGEQKEYVAFLKGEPLKDKNDIFSGINTTWNRIDNGGEIGDILYDVEKDFDFVNPSKHLPKLMEAYKLIQKLEDAHWRAIKEKQIKEIIEACAGLYLEASAISSSGTPNSSIEVDFEILNRSNIPMQLTSITSTIDKNIIYKGFELSENKKFNFKEHILLKTNEFSDPYWLKNEPSLGMYTVENQQLIGKPETPRIVKVDFNLIINYMTITITKDVIVRYAERDKGEIYEPFEILPKITTRIKNKVLIFSDSIPKKISVEVRAGASYINGKVSLEVPENWSVSPKEINFGIAQKNDIKTVSFVVSPPNNKSEGKLKVIATSEGKTYDKELVEINYTHIPKQTVLLNSEAKIVRLNIEKAGNYIGYINGAGDAVPESLRQIGYTVDEINPLEINENNLLKFDAIVLGIRAYNVVDELKFKQKFLLDYVKKGGNMIVQYNTNRGVDIKAPYPLKLSRDRVTDELAEVGTFDDTQEVLNYPNKITSEDFKGWVQERGLYFPNSWSQEYTPIFYMNDKGETPKYGSLLIAKYGKGNYIYTGLSFFRELPAGVSGAYKLFANMLSVKKREIEIKAEVKK
- the dnaN gene encoding DNA polymerase III subunit beta, which translates into the protein MKFIVSSSQLLKQLQVLGGVINSNNTLPILDNFLFEISTNQLKVSASDLETTMSSVIDVESDSTGSIAVSARLLLDTLKTFPDQPLTFKTEGDNTIEISSDQGKYDMAYFGGDEFPKAVTLPSPSKTIIPGHILGTAISKTIFAAGNDDLRPVMSGVFFQFSSQSLTFVATDAHKLVKYSRTDVTAEQTAEFIMPKKPLNLLKGILGGSESEVTIEYNDANAKFTFDNIVLVCRLIDGKYPNYEAVIPKENPNKLTVDRASFLNSVRRVSIFSSKTTHQIRLKMAGTELNISAEDIDFSNKADERLSCDYQGDDMQIGFNSRFLSEMLNNLNSNEVLIEMSLPNRAGILTPIDGTDEGEQVTMLVMPVMLNS
- a CDS encoding TonB-dependent siderophore receptor: MKKSLLLITLFFTVHFVYSQEEKISIEFNNLSQLKAIELLEQNTNYQFYFIDNWFVDKKTITKKFTNVNIQDILDVIFKNSDLNYFVFEKNKIILTKNSRIHSSIYKDNKVNETLNENIVERNGPILLDENNTQNDNTKTIVIGREKVDKNQKFYTLSGYVKKINTNEAIDGLILLERDKNIYTTTNNKGYFSIKLPFGINYIETVLSGIENSKYKIIMYDNGTYNFKLNETLEQLGEIIIQADVKNNIKSVSSGLVQIKIENIKTVPQVLGERDILKVATTLPGIKSSGEGSDGVNVRGGKTDQNLFLLDNSVLYNPTHFLGLFSAVNPFVTKNLNVYKGSIPAEYGGRISSVFEITTKNSTTKKFSGEASIGPVTSNIALDIPIVKDKSGLIVGARGTYSDWILNAIDNESLNNSSASFVDAFAKYSHQINEKNSVNGMVYYSKDKYSISSDTTNTYGNKILTIDWDHKFNDKNFGNLSLSNSDYSFDIDYDSNSNNNFNLKYNINETTLKLKMNYLHSKKHNFNYGFSSKLYNVSPGSISPKGNSITEPFSVQEDKALENALYFSDDFSITKKLSLDVGLRYSLFSALGESTQRVYDENSPKNEATVTEVKEYKNNEIYKSYNGLSLRLSSRYFFNDDLSVKASYSNTYQYIHRLSNNTTASPTDTWKLSDLNIKPQEAKQASLGVYKNLDGNKYELSLEGYYKTYNNILDYKVGSTFLLNEHIETEVLQGKGKSYGAELLLRKNEGNLNGWISYSYSRSYLKFDSEFAEETINNGNYFSANFDKPHDLSIIANYKFTKRYSFSANFLYQTGRPVTYPIGKYVYQGNEYPLYSDRNEFRIPDYFRLDIGINIEGNHKIKKFTHSFWNISIYNLLGRNNPNSVFFVTDEGKVKAYQSSIFSKPIPTITYNFKF